From Phycisphaerales bacterium, a single genomic window includes:
- the queC gene encoding 7-cyano-7-deazaguanine synthase QueC, which produces MSATGTSSEEQPADSRGRVAVVLLSGGLDSAVCLAVARREGFRCHALSFDYGQRHRHELVAGAAVARALGAVEHRVVALDLRAIGGSALTADIEVPKGREPGAGEGGSAIPVTYVPARNLVFLSLAAAYAETVGSGELFIGVNAVDYSGYPDCRPEFIESFARTARLGTRAGVEGAGFSVRTPLAGKSKAEIIRMGAGLGVDFALTHSCYDPVGVAGEGGGVRACGRCESCVIRRRGFEAAGVEDPTRYAGGGL; this is translated from the coding sequence GTGAGTGCGACGGGAACATCTTCAGAGGAGCAGCCGGCGGATTCGCGGGGGCGGGTTGCGGTGGTGCTGCTGTCGGGCGGGCTTGATAGCGCCGTGTGCCTGGCGGTGGCAAGGCGGGAGGGGTTCCGGTGCCATGCGCTGTCGTTCGACTACGGGCAGCGGCACCGGCATGAGCTGGTCGCGGGGGCCGCGGTGGCGCGGGCATTAGGAGCGGTGGAGCACCGGGTGGTGGCGCTGGACCTGCGGGCGATCGGCGGTTCGGCGCTGACGGCCGACATCGAGGTGCCGAAGGGGCGTGAGCCGGGGGCTGGTGAGGGCGGGAGCGCGATCCCGGTGACGTATGTTCCGGCGCGGAACCTGGTGTTTCTGTCGTTGGCGGCCGCGTACGCGGAGACGGTGGGGAGCGGCGAGCTGTTCATCGGGGTGAACGCGGTGGACTACTCGGGGTACCCGGACTGCCGGCCGGAGTTCATCGAGAGCTTTGCACGCACGGCGCGGCTGGGGACGAGGGCGGGGGTGGAGGGCGCGGGGTTCAGCGTGCGCACGCCGCTGGCGGGGAAGAGCAAGGCGGAGATCATCAGGATGGGGGCGGGGCTGGGTGTGGACTTCGCGCTGACGCACTCGTGCTATGACCCCGTGGGGGTTGCAGGCGAGGGGGGTGGAGTGCGGGCGTGCGGGCGGTGCGAATCGTGTGTGATCCGGCGGCGTGGGTTTGAGGCCGCGGGGGTAGAGGATCCGACGCGGTACGCGGGCGGTGGGCTGTGA
- a CDS encoding 7-carboxy-7-deazaguanine synthase QueE yields the protein MSGAGESGAKVGSLRVLSGAVAGEGGESGAALPISETFTSIQGEGKLAGVPSHFIRVSGCNLRCTWCDTPYASWRPEATVVAVDALVTGAAASGVRHAVLTGGEPMLFAGVLELSRRLRASGMHVTVETAGTVFHGPEVLACDLMSISPKLSNSTPAEGDARDPGGVWRARHEERRINVQVLQRLIDASPQRQLKFVVSGPGDLDEVEALLARLTGWAPDDVLLMPEGVVVPAQERTSWMVSACIERGWRFCPRLHIQVFGNRRGT from the coding sequence GTGAGCGGGGCGGGCGAGAGCGGCGCGAAGGTTGGGTCGCTGCGCGTGCTGAGTGGTGCGGTGGCGGGCGAAGGCGGCGAGAGCGGCGCGGCGCTGCCGATCTCGGAGACGTTCACGTCGATCCAGGGCGAGGGGAAGCTGGCTGGGGTGCCGTCGCACTTCATCCGCGTGAGCGGGTGCAACCTGCGGTGCACGTGGTGTGACACGCCGTACGCGAGCTGGCGGCCAGAGGCGACGGTGGTGGCGGTGGACGCGCTGGTTACGGGCGCGGCGGCGTCGGGGGTGCGGCACGCGGTGCTGACGGGCGGGGAGCCGATGCTGTTCGCGGGCGTGCTGGAGTTGTCGCGCCGGTTGCGTGCGTCGGGCATGCACGTGACGGTGGAGACGGCGGGGACGGTGTTTCATGGGCCCGAGGTGCTGGCGTGCGACCTCATGAGCATCAGCCCCAAGCTGAGTAACTCGACTCCCGCGGAGGGTGATGCGCGTGACCCCGGCGGCGTGTGGCGGGCGCGGCACGAGGAGCGGCGGATCAATGTTCAAGTACTGCAGCGGCTGATCGACGCATCCCCGCAGCGGCAGCTGAAGTTCGTCGTGAGCGGGCCGGGTGACCTGGATGAGGTAGAGGCGCTGCTGGCGCGGCTGACGGGGTGGGCTCCTGATGACGTGCTGCTGATGCCGGAGGGGGTGGTGGTGCCCGCGCAGGAGAGGACCAGCTGGATGGTCAGCGCGTGCATCGAGCGGGGCTGGCGGTTCTGCCCGCGGCTGCACATCCAGGTGTTCGGGAACCGGCGGGGGACGTGA
- a CDS encoding BlaI/MecI/CopY family transcriptional regulator, with product MAKRPVELGEGELAVMRVLWDHGPLTVRDVMEHLHNRGKTVAYTTVMTFLQRLEQKGAVASNKKDAAYVYRAKITRESVSASRVRALLDQLYDGAAAPMLLQLIENERLTPEDLARLRKLIDDLDSRSRD from the coding sequence ATGGCGAAGCGGCCGGTTGAACTCGGTGAGGGAGAGCTCGCGGTGATGCGGGTGCTGTGGGACCACGGCCCGCTCACGGTGCGGGACGTTATGGAGCACCTGCACAACCGCGGCAAGACGGTCGCGTACACCACCGTGATGACCTTCCTGCAGCGGCTGGAGCAGAAGGGGGCGGTGGCGAGCAACAAGAAGGACGCGGCCTACGTGTACCGGGCGAAGATCACGCGGGAGAGCGTGAGCGCCAGCCGGGTGAGGGCGCTGCTGGACCAGTTGTATGACGGGGCCGCGGCGCCGATGCTGCTGCAGCTGATTGAGAACGAGCGGCTGACGCCGGAGGACCTGGCGCGGCTTCGGAAGCTGATCGACGACCTGGATTCGCGTTCGCGTGACTGA
- a CDS encoding serine hydrolase has product MKHAMWWMGAAVVAAAAGGAVAQPEKILDTATGWGYIYGADETTINAQISAGSRPFSISRQGTNSYDVLFVSNSGAYAATGSDLRRGYTSAATLNSYLSANNKRIIDLECYNNGGTINMDVLVVDNSGSTAAAGWSWGTFPTLQAMIDWQAANGQRPIDVDSFLIGSTRYYSCVTVPNTGANFRNWWWALNATPGSVQTDVNSTNGRIIDADIVPGANGSVSINAIVVTGTSGADQMDYAMTGAEVAPFHNNAGARLTVLERYTTSTGSTWYMGARVDNANAEERRIRDLYRSSVTSGILGFSRKRVGGGFELSFNGGHEFEPASTMKIVHAAYAVDQFASNNGGFSTQIYCEDNCDENNTDCPTTSGNCSAGNRTIGSLMTRMLTNSDNNATEAFAAYYGRANMNTWLADRGLGIRINHVIGCLCGNTPNEMSPNDAADLYEMIFDGSLFSDTWQDQLKSRMFYFTGATVVNNGWLNQMINQERANTDLTDAEFAAFLDGFEMVFKDGGYTCGNDNWGGGAGWASIPFRGTLNGLVVTYTQEYSFALLFDNVWDSQVGNAYMPFHRELLREPVRAALQSWDAICAEPNVTGNPQADSVTVGGTASFSASLAAGPATSGYVRQWQKSTNNGSTWTTVVNSSGHISGATTGTLSISNAVLSDAGLYRMRVTSNCGTDYSASAALTVTPACTAPTITTQPVAQTVTSGEDAVFTIAAGGSSAGRTYLWQKAPSSGGIYTSLSGVVGYSGVTTPTLTVVGAVDADEALYRCRVVNDCGTVFSTGVGLTVEPACVAAEVTDHPDSVTVEMGGEATFSIIADGSLTNRTYQWQKRQSNGSWLPVVNSRGYVSGAGTDTLRFLETLLGSAGTYRCVVTNDCGTDASASAVLTVTQPPPPCGTADFNGDGDIGTDQDIEAFFACIGGHCCSTCYEGGSDFNGDGDSATDQDIESFFRVLGGGAC; this is encoded by the coding sequence ATGAAGCATGCGATGTGGTGGATGGGCGCGGCGGTGGTGGCGGCGGCGGCGGGCGGGGCGGTGGCGCAGCCGGAGAAGATTCTGGATACGGCGACGGGGTGGGGGTACATCTACGGGGCGGACGAGACCACGATCAACGCGCAGATCAGCGCCGGGTCGCGGCCGTTCTCGATCAGCCGGCAGGGGACGAACAGCTATGACGTCCTGTTCGTGAGTAATAGCGGGGCGTACGCCGCGACGGGGTCGGACCTGCGGCGGGGGTACACCAGCGCGGCGACGCTGAACAGCTACCTGAGCGCGAACAACAAGCGGATCATTGACCTGGAGTGCTACAACAACGGCGGCACGATCAACATGGACGTGCTGGTGGTGGACAACAGCGGGAGCACGGCGGCCGCGGGTTGGTCGTGGGGGACGTTCCCCACGCTGCAGGCGATGATTGACTGGCAGGCGGCGAACGGTCAAAGGCCGATCGACGTGGACAGCTTCCTGATCGGGAGCACGCGGTATTACAGCTGCGTGACGGTGCCGAACACGGGGGCGAACTTCCGGAACTGGTGGTGGGCGCTGAACGCGACGCCGGGGAGCGTTCAGACGGATGTGAACTCGACCAACGGGCGGATCATCGACGCGGACATCGTGCCCGGGGCGAACGGGTCGGTGTCCATCAACGCGATCGTGGTCACGGGGACGAGCGGGGCGGACCAGATGGACTACGCCATGACGGGGGCGGAGGTGGCGCCGTTCCATAACAACGCGGGGGCGCGGCTCACGGTGCTGGAGCGGTACACGACGTCCACGGGGAGCACCTGGTACATGGGGGCGCGGGTGGATAATGCGAATGCGGAGGAGCGGCGCATCCGAGACCTGTACCGCAGCAGCGTGACGAGTGGCATCCTGGGGTTCAGCCGCAAGCGGGTGGGTGGCGGGTTCGAGTTGTCGTTCAACGGAGGCCACGAGTTCGAGCCGGCGAGCACGATGAAGATCGTGCATGCGGCGTACGCGGTGGACCAGTTCGCGTCGAACAACGGGGGTTTCTCGACACAGATCTACTGTGAGGACAACTGCGACGAGAATAACACCGACTGCCCGACGACATCAGGCAACTGCTCGGCGGGGAATCGAACGATCGGCAGCCTGATGACGCGGATGCTGACCAACTCGGACAACAACGCCACGGAGGCGTTCGCGGCCTACTACGGGCGGGCGAACATGAACACCTGGCTCGCGGACCGTGGGCTTGGGATCCGCATCAACCACGTGATCGGGTGCCTGTGCGGGAACACGCCCAACGAGATGAGCCCGAATGACGCTGCGGACCTGTACGAGATGATCTTCGACGGGTCGCTGTTCAGCGACACGTGGCAGGACCAGCTGAAGAGCCGGATGTTCTACTTCACCGGCGCGACGGTGGTGAACAACGGGTGGCTGAACCAGATGATCAACCAGGAGCGGGCGAATACCGACCTGACTGATGCGGAGTTCGCCGCGTTTCTGGATGGGTTCGAGATGGTGTTCAAGGACGGCGGTTACACCTGCGGGAATGACAACTGGGGCGGGGGCGCGGGCTGGGCGAGCATCCCATTCAGGGGGACGCTCAACGGATTGGTGGTGACCTACACGCAGGAGTACAGCTTTGCCCTGCTCTTTGACAACGTGTGGGACTCGCAGGTGGGCAACGCGTACATGCCCTTCCACCGCGAGCTGCTGCGGGAGCCGGTGCGGGCCGCGCTGCAGAGCTGGGACGCGATCTGTGCCGAGCCGAACGTGACGGGCAATCCTCAGGCGGACAGCGTGACGGTGGGCGGGACGGCGTCGTTCTCGGCGAGCCTGGCCGCGGGGCCGGCGACCAGCGGGTACGTGCGGCAGTGGCAGAAGAGCACGAACAACGGCAGCACGTGGACGACGGTGGTGAACTCGTCGGGGCACATCAGCGGGGCGACGACGGGGACTCTCTCGATCTCCAACGCTGTGCTGAGTGACGCTGGGTTGTACCGGATGCGGGTGACGAGCAACTGCGGGACGGACTACAGCGCGAGCGCGGCGTTGACGGTGACGCCGGCGTGCACGGCCCCCACCATCACCACGCAGCCGGTGGCGCAGACCGTGACCAGCGGCGAAGACGCGGTGTTCACGATCGCGGCGGGCGGGTCGAGCGCGGGCCGCACCTACCTGTGGCAGAAGGCGCCGAGCAGCGGCGGGATTTACACGAGCCTGAGCGGGGTGGTTGGGTACTCGGGTGTGACCACGCCGACACTGACGGTGGTCGGGGCGGTGGACGCGGATGAGGCCCTGTACCGCTGCCGCGTGGTGAATGATTGCGGCACGGTGTTCAGCACGGGCGTGGGGCTGACGGTGGAGCCGGCGTGCGTGGCGGCGGAGGTGACCGACCACCCGGACTCGGTGACGGTGGAGATGGGCGGCGAGGCGACGTTCTCGATCATCGCGGACGGCTCGCTGACCAACCGCACGTACCAGTGGCAGAAGCGGCAGAGCAACGGGTCGTGGCTGCCGGTGGTGAACAGCCGCGGGTATGTGTCGGGCGCGGGCACCGACACGCTGCGGTTCCTGGAGACGCTGCTGGGCTCGGCGGGTACGTACCGGTGCGTCGTGACCAACGACTGCGGGACGGATGCGAGCGCGAGCGCGGTGCTGACGGTGACGCAGCCGCCCCCGCCGTGCGGCACCGCCGACTTCAACGGCGACGGCGACATCGGGACGGACCAGGACATCGAGGCGTTCTTCGCGTGCATCGGGGGTCACTGCTGCTCCACGTGCTATGAGGGCGGGAGCGACTTCAACGGTGACGGGGACTCGGCGACGGACCAGGACATCGAGAGCTTCTTCCGGGTCTTGGGTGGGGGGGCGTGCTAG
- a CDS encoding protein kinase, translating into MDDSRIRAWFDAAAHAAPEERRRILSEARATDPREAEELESLLAHLDSAGVLDATPLTVASLLGADALSSDDAPPCAIGPFTILKELGRGGMGVVYEAQQSFPRRKVALKVIRPELIRSSLLRRFAREAGALALLQHEGIAQLYEAGFADATRRLPYIAMELVEGQPITAYANAHNLATSERLALLARVADAVDHAHRKGVLHRDLKPGNILVTEGGNPKVLDFGVSRLTAGDALDQHEPDHTATAHGQIIGTLGYMSPEQLAGNPRDIDHRADVYALGVILYELLAGRPPFDLSSMSLTQATLTLREQEPTPLSRLNPRLKGDLTAITHKALEADPQRRYQSAADLASDLRRHLSNEPVLARPQTTLYQAHKFARRHKGLVAGLALAALFLVAGAAATTWQAIKATRERALAQEQELRAKETAALLTRFLRSATPEVAQGTEPTVREMLDRASADLASDKSVHPAVAADTHQVLAEAYGDLGDFPKAESHARTAINLMSAQRGVAHTDTLRARGYLARLLTLQHKDADALSTIRAARADAERSLLPDDPVTLRIISLEGLALAEPDDPQHRQLDAGLALLKHAHERIMATQPPTSGPAITSLQSYGTALARAGKHADAAPLLKAVLDHREQALGPDHPDTLHSIDNYLIAARDLTPQQQLDRRLDLLARADRVLGEDHPRTLGYRRNVVLQLVQAGKGKQALEQSKRLYEHGVKRLGPAHPDALDFRGLYVTILTLAKDLDTATKIAQEQHDISLQHYGEKHQYTYQSWTLLYDIAEAQGSLEKMREAANALRGSPWEEAVFAQLKAAEEKAAAQK; encoded by the coding sequence ATGGACGACTCCCGCATCCGCGCCTGGTTCGACGCCGCCGCCCACGCCGCCCCCGAAGAGCGCCGCCGCATCCTCAGTGAGGCCCGCGCCACTGACCCGCGCGAGGCCGAGGAGCTCGAGTCGCTCCTCGCCCATCTCGACTCCGCCGGCGTGCTCGACGCCACGCCCCTCACCGTCGCCAGCCTCCTCGGCGCCGACGCTCTGAGCAGCGACGACGCGCCCCCCTGCGCCATCGGCCCTTTCACCATCCTCAAGGAACTCGGCCGTGGCGGCATGGGCGTTGTCTACGAAGCCCAGCAGTCCTTCCCCAGGCGCAAGGTCGCACTCAAAGTCATCCGCCCCGAGCTCATCCGCTCTTCCCTCCTCCGCCGATTCGCCCGCGAGGCCGGCGCCCTCGCCCTCCTCCAGCACGAAGGCATCGCCCAGCTCTATGAGGCCGGCTTCGCCGACGCTACCCGCCGCCTCCCCTACATCGCGATGGAGCTCGTCGAAGGCCAGCCCATCACCGCCTACGCCAACGCCCACAACCTCGCCACCAGCGAGCGCCTCGCGCTCCTCGCCCGCGTTGCCGACGCCGTGGACCACGCCCACCGCAAGGGCGTCCTTCACCGCGACCTCAAGCCCGGCAACATCCTCGTCACTGAAGGCGGCAACCCCAAGGTCCTCGACTTCGGCGTCTCCCGCCTCACCGCCGGCGACGCCCTCGATCAGCACGAGCCCGACCACACCGCGACCGCCCACGGCCAGATCATCGGCACCCTCGGCTACATGTCCCCCGAGCAGCTCGCCGGCAACCCGCGCGATATCGACCATCGCGCCGACGTCTACGCCCTGGGCGTCATCCTCTACGAGCTCCTCGCCGGCCGCCCGCCCTTCGACCTCTCCAGCATGAGCCTCACGCAGGCCACGCTCACGCTCCGCGAGCAGGAGCCCACGCCGCTCTCGCGCCTCAACCCCCGCCTCAAGGGCGACCTCACCGCCATCACGCACAAGGCCCTCGAGGCCGACCCGCAGCGCCGCTACCAGTCCGCCGCCGACCTCGCGAGCGACCTCCGCCGCCACCTCAGCAACGAGCCGGTGCTCGCCCGCCCGCAGACCACGCTCTACCAGGCCCACAAGTTCGCCCGCCGCCACAAGGGCCTCGTCGCCGGCCTCGCCCTCGCCGCGCTCTTCCTGGTCGCCGGCGCGGCAGCCACCACCTGGCAGGCCATCAAGGCCACCCGCGAGCGCGCCCTCGCGCAGGAGCAGGAGCTCCGCGCCAAGGAGACCGCCGCCCTCCTCACCCGCTTCCTGAGGTCCGCCACTCCCGAGGTGGCCCAGGGCACGGAACCCACCGTCCGCGAGATGCTCGACCGCGCCTCTGCCGACCTCGCCTCCGACAAGAGCGTCCACCCCGCCGTTGCTGCCGACACCCACCAGGTCCTTGCCGAGGCCTACGGCGATCTCGGCGACTTCCCCAAGGCCGAGTCCCACGCCCGCACCGCCATCAACCTCATGTCCGCCCAGCGCGGGGTCGCCCACACCGACACCCTCCGCGCCCGCGGCTACCTCGCCCGCCTGCTCACCCTGCAGCACAAGGACGCCGACGCCCTCTCCACCATCCGCGCCGCCCGCGCCGATGCCGAGCGCTCACTCCTACCCGACGACCCCGTCACCCTCCGCATCATCTCGCTCGAAGGCCTCGCCCTCGCCGAGCCCGACGACCCCCAGCACCGCCAGCTCGACGCCGGCCTCGCCCTCCTCAAGCACGCCCACGAGCGCATCATGGCGACACAGCCGCCCACTTCCGGCCCCGCCATCACCTCACTCCAGTCCTATGGCACCGCCCTCGCCCGCGCCGGTAAGCACGCCGACGCCGCGCCGCTGCTCAAGGCCGTGCTCGACCACCGTGAGCAGGCGCTCGGCCCGGACCACCCCGACACCCTGCACTCAATCGACAACTACCTGATCGCCGCACGCGACCTCACGCCCCAGCAGCAGCTCGACAGGCGCCTCGACCTCCTCGCCCGCGCCGACCGGGTCCTGGGCGAAGACCATCCCCGCACCCTCGGCTACCGCCGCAACGTTGTCCTGCAGCTCGTCCAGGCCGGCAAGGGCAAGCAGGCCCTCGAACAGTCCAAGCGCCTCTACGAGCACGGCGTCAAGCGCCTCGGCCCCGCCCACCCCGACGCCCTCGACTTCCGCGGCCTCTACGTCACCATCCTCACCCTCGCCAAAGACCTCGACACCGCCACGAAGATCGCCCAGGAGCAGCACGACATCTCCCTCCAGCACTACGGCGAGAAGCACCAGTACACCTACCAGTCCTGGACGCTCCTCTACGACATCGCCGAAGCCCAGGGCTCGCTCGAAAAGATGCGTGAGGCCGCCAATGCCCTCCGCGGCAGCCCATGGGAAGAGGCCGTCTTCGCCCAGCTCAAAGCCGCCGAAGAAAAGGCCGCGGCGCAGAAGTAA
- a CDS encoding PAS domain S-box protein — protein MDHLPALIAYVDRERRYRFVNRAYERWFGKRREDVVGRTLAEVLGERAAEVLRPRIEAALAGEVVEYEAEVPYKDGGTRWVDGRYVPDVGPDGVVAGYFSLVQDISERKRAERELAQERERLEIALRAGRLGVYEWRVGAAEVWWSPETYAVYGVHETFRPTVEAFTALVHPDDREELWRKTQACLESREVFTHEYRVVRPDGQVRWVFNRSHVGVGASGAVERITGVAADITERKLVEEAMRASEERFRQLADAMPQLVWIARDDGAVTYYNRRAEAFAGIGQPLGPGTPWEWAPAVHPEDMPRTRAAWEGAVQARAAYECEHRIKMKDGSYRWHLSRATRVGDGAGQWYGTATDIHDLKLAQEATRESEERFREMADGLPLIVWVHGPDGGQEFVNHTFCEFFGVTREEMRSGRWQMLMDEESGPGYLAEFLRCNAERVPFNATVKVRVAGGRWRWIESWGRPRFAGSGEYLGMIGASADVTARLEAEAALRESEERFRRMADHAPVMVWVTEPDGACSYLSASWYEYTGQTPETGLGMGWLEAVHPDDRGMTTEAFIRANAERGPFKVEYRLLGRDGTYRWAIDAATPRVGPSGEYLGYIGSVLDISDRKAAEEELSRYRAGLEAMVAERTRQLEESSKRLRDSERLASLGTLTAGLGHDLHNALLPLRVHVEELLEASRREPAIGENAAAIEAITSYLASLSRGMRMLSKDPAQGAEEGETDLLEWERSAGRVLGSAVGRAAELVVRVERDVARVKLADHRLTQAVFNLVQNARDAVVARWGEGKGGRIELLCAPGADQTVVVSVSDNGIGMDERTVRRCVEPFFTTKVRGARTDQGGTGMGLSLVSAYVQAAGGRLDVESKLGEGSVFRLVLPATEAPGIAAGGDRPVASVTLGDERRAAAVRAVLAAAGWEVKLGGVLPAENARLWVTDAEHGGVVDVRRFSERAGAAGVVVLTSGDGYAGERVRTYDPARGFTGLRGVLEGFRVESLRS, from the coding sequence ATGGACCATTTGCCGGCGCTGATCGCGTACGTTGATCGGGAGCGGCGGTACCGGTTTGTGAACAGGGCGTACGAGCGGTGGTTCGGGAAGCGGCGCGAGGATGTGGTGGGAAGGACGCTCGCGGAGGTGCTGGGGGAGCGGGCGGCGGAGGTGCTGCGGCCGCGGATCGAGGCGGCGCTCGCCGGTGAGGTGGTGGAGTACGAGGCGGAGGTTCCGTACAAGGACGGCGGCACGCGGTGGGTGGACGGGCGGTACGTGCCGGATGTGGGTCCTGACGGCGTGGTCGCGGGTTACTTCTCGCTGGTGCAGGACATCAGTGAGCGGAAGCGTGCGGAGCGGGAGCTGGCGCAGGAGCGGGAGCGGCTGGAGATTGCTTTGCGCGCGGGGCGGTTGGGGGTGTACGAGTGGCGGGTGGGGGCGGCGGAGGTGTGGTGGTCGCCCGAGACGTACGCGGTGTACGGGGTTCATGAGACGTTCCGCCCGACGGTGGAGGCGTTTACCGCGCTGGTGCACCCGGATGATCGCGAGGAGCTGTGGCGGAAGACTCAGGCGTGCCTGGAATCGCGCGAGGTGTTTACGCACGAGTACCGGGTCGTGCGGCCGGATGGGCAGGTGCGGTGGGTGTTCAACCGCTCGCACGTGGGCGTGGGGGCGAGCGGCGCGGTGGAGCGGATTACGGGGGTGGCCGCTGATATCACGGAGCGGAAGCTGGTTGAGGAGGCGATGCGGGCGAGCGAGGAGCGGTTCCGGCAGCTGGCGGATGCGATGCCGCAGCTGGTGTGGATCGCGCGGGATGACGGGGCGGTCACGTATTACAACCGGCGGGCGGAGGCGTTCGCGGGAATTGGGCAGCCATTAGGCCCGGGCACGCCATGGGAGTGGGCGCCCGCGGTGCACCCGGAAGACATGCCGCGGACGCGGGCCGCGTGGGAAGGCGCGGTCCAGGCCCGCGCGGCGTACGAGTGCGAGCACCGCATCAAGATGAAGGATGGGAGTTATCGCTGGCACTTGAGCCGCGCAACGCGGGTGGGGGACGGGGCGGGGCAGTGGTATGGAACAGCGACGGACATCCATGATCTGAAGCTGGCGCAGGAAGCGACGCGGGAGAGCGAGGAGCGCTTCCGGGAGATGGCCGATGGGCTGCCGCTGATCGTGTGGGTGCACGGGCCGGACGGCGGGCAGGAGTTCGTGAACCACACGTTCTGCGAGTTCTTCGGGGTGACGCGGGAGGAGATGAGGTCGGGGCGGTGGCAGATGCTGATGGATGAGGAGAGCGGGCCGGGCTACCTCGCGGAGTTCCTGCGGTGCAACGCGGAGCGGGTTCCCTTCAATGCGACGGTGAAGGTGAGGGTGGCGGGGGGACGCTGGCGGTGGATTGAGAGCTGGGGGCGGCCGCGCTTCGCGGGGTCGGGCGAGTACCTGGGGATGATCGGCGCAAGCGCGGATGTGACGGCGCGGCTGGAGGCCGAGGCGGCGCTGCGGGAGAGCGAGGAGCGGTTCCGGCGGATGGCGGACCACGCGCCGGTGATGGTATGGGTGACGGAGCCGGATGGTGCGTGCTCGTACCTCAGCGCGTCGTGGTACGAGTACACGGGGCAGACGCCGGAGACGGGGCTGGGGATGGGGTGGTTGGAGGCGGTGCACCCGGACGACCGCGGGATGACCACGGAGGCGTTCATCAGGGCGAACGCCGAGCGGGGTCCATTCAAGGTGGAATACCGGCTGTTGGGGCGTGACGGGACGTACCGGTGGGCGATCGACGCGGCGACGCCGCGGGTGGGGCCCAGCGGCGAGTATCTCGGGTATATCGGGTCGGTGCTGGATATCTCGGATCGGAAGGCGGCGGAGGAGGAGCTGTCGCGGTACCGCGCGGGGCTGGAGGCGATGGTGGCGGAGCGGACGCGGCAGCTGGAGGAATCGTCCAAGCGGCTGCGGGACAGCGAGCGGCTGGCGAGCCTGGGGACGCTGACGGCGGGGCTGGGGCACGACCTGCACAACGCGCTGCTGCCGCTGCGGGTGCACGTTGAGGAGCTGCTGGAGGCGAGCCGGCGGGAGCCGGCCATCGGGGAGAACGCGGCAGCAATCGAGGCGATCACGTCGTACCTGGCGAGCCTGTCGCGCGGGATGCGGATGCTCTCGAAGGACCCGGCCCAGGGGGCGGAGGAGGGCGAGACGGACCTGCTGGAGTGGGAGCGGAGCGCGGGGCGGGTGCTGGGGTCGGCGGTTGGACGCGCGGCGGAGCTGGTCGTGCGGGTGGAGCGGGATGTCGCGCGGGTGAAGCTGGCGGACCATCGGCTGACGCAGGCGGTGTTCAACCTCGTGCAGAACGCGCGGGACGCTGTGGTGGCGCGTTGGGGCGAGGGGAAGGGCGGCCGGATTGAGCTGCTGTGTGCGCCGGGCGCTGATCAGACGGTGGTCGTCAGCGTGTCGGACAATGGCATCGGCATGGATGAGCGCACGGTGCGCCGGTGCGTGGAGCCGTTCTTCACCACCAAGGTGCGCGGAGCGCGGACGGACCAGGGCGGCACGGGGATGGGGCTGTCACTGGTGAGCGCGTACGTGCAGGCGGCGGGCGGGCGGCTGGACGTGGAATCGAAGCTGGGGGAGGGTTCGGTGTTCCGCCTGGTGCTGCCGGCGACTGAGGCGCCGGGAATCGCGGCGGGTGGGGACCGGCCGGTTGCGAGCGTGACACTGGGTGATGAGCGGAGGGCCGCGGCGGTGCGGGCGGTGCTGGCGGCGGCGGGCTGGGAGGTAAAGCTCGGCGGGGTGCTTCCGGCGGAGAACGCGCGCCTGTGGGTGACGGACGCGGAGCATGGGGGCGTGGTGGATGTGCGGCGGTTCAGCGAACGCGCGGGCGCGGCAGGGGTGGTGGTGCTGACGAGCGGTGACGGGTACGCGGGCGAGCGTGTGCGGACGTATGACCCGGCGCGGGGGTTCACGGGGTTGCGAGGGGTGCTGGAGGGTTTTCGGGTGGAGAGCCTGCGCTCTTAG
- a CDS encoding ECF-type sigma factor, with product MPDAPPPTPAPQHGVTHLLDAAARGDTLATDRLFPLVYAELRRIAGSLMKGHNPGTLQPTALVSEAYLKLVGGSMNGGGSESGREPAWDTRAHFFGAAARAMKQILIDHARRVKTARRDNAEFSETQLPTLDSSADANQTRAAGDLLHLDAALEKLAAKDTRQHQVVMLRFFAGLTIEQTALAMALSQSTVKSEWTFARAWLLREVERARAAAASGT from the coding sequence ATGCCCGACGCCCCGCCCCCAACCCCGGCCCCCCAGCACGGCGTCACCCACCTCCTCGACGCCGCCGCCCGCGGCGACACCCTCGCCACCGACCGCCTCTTCCCCCTCGTCTACGCCGAGCTCCGCCGCATCGCCGGCTCCCTCATGAAGGGCCACAACCCCGGCACCCTCCAGCCCACCGCCCTCGTCAGCGAGGCCTACCTCAAACTGGTGGGCGGTTCGATGAACGGTGGGGGTAGCGAGAGTGGCCGAGAGCCCGCCTGGGACACCCGCGCCCACTTCTTCGGCGCCGCGGCCCGCGCCATGAAGCAGATCCTCATCGACCACGCCCGGCGCGTGAAGACCGCCCGACGCGACAACGCCGAGTTCTCCGAAACCCAGCTCCCCACCCTCGACAGCAGCGCCGACGCCAACCAGACCCGCGCCGCCGGCGACCTCCTCCACCTCGACGCCGCGCTCGAAAAGCTCGCGGCCAAGGACACGCGCCAGCACCAGGTCGTCATGCTCCGCTTTTTCGCCGGCCTCACCATCGAGCAGACCGCCCTCGCCATGGCCCTCTCCCAATCCACCGTCAAGTCCGAGTGGACCTTCGCCCGCGCCTGGCTGCTCCGCGAAGTTGAGCGTGCCCGCGCCGCTGCAGCATCCGGAACCTGA